The Pseudomonas azotoformans genome has a segment encoding these proteins:
- a CDS encoding alpha/beta fold hydrolase has product MTITAPLLYVRTPMLDIAYEAHGPLDGEPVILLHGFPYDPRGYDAMAPVLAERGYRVLVPYLRGYGPTRFINEQVMRSGQQAALGKDLLDFMDALAIPQATLAGYDWGGRAACIVAALWPERVRGLVTGDGYNIQDIAKSLKPRGPVTEHRLWYQFYFHTQRGVDGLTANRGELCKLLWALWSPSWAEGPSLYDQTAPSFDNPDFVEVVIHSYRHRFMYAPGDPALEAIEQALALQPPISVPSISLCGADDGVGPPPEVDDDVEHFSGFYRRQVLPGVGHNIPQEAPQATLDALLELLGEKRSR; this is encoded by the coding sequence ATGACCATTACCGCTCCGCTGCTCTACGTGCGTACGCCCATGCTCGATATTGCTTACGAAGCCCACGGCCCTCTCGACGGTGAGCCGGTGATCCTGCTGCATGGTTTCCCCTATGACCCGCGCGGCTATGACGCGATGGCGCCGGTACTGGCCGAGCGTGGCTACCGGGTACTGGTGCCGTACCTGCGCGGTTACGGCCCGACGCGGTTTATTAACGAGCAGGTGATGCGTTCCGGGCAGCAGGCGGCGTTGGGCAAGGATCTGCTGGATTTCATGGATGCATTGGCGATCCCGCAGGCCACCCTCGCCGGCTACGACTGGGGTGGGCGAGCCGCGTGTATCGTTGCGGCATTGTGGCCCGAGCGGGTGCGCGGGTTGGTGACCGGGGATGGCTACAATATCCAGGACATTGCCAAATCCCTCAAACCACGGGGGCCTGTGACGGAGCATCGCTTGTGGTACCAGTTCTACTTCCATACCCAACGCGGCGTAGACGGGTTGACCGCCAACCGTGGCGAACTGTGCAAGTTGCTGTGGGCGCTTTGGTCGCCCTCCTGGGCCGAGGGGCCGAGCCTGTATGACCAGACGGCGCCGTCGTTCGATAACCCGGATTTTGTCGAGGTGGTGATTCACTCCTATCGCCACCGTTTCATGTATGCCCCCGGTGACCCGGCGCTGGAAGCCATCGAGCAGGCGCTGGCGTTGCAGCCGCCGATTTCGGTACCGAGCATTTCGCTGTGCGGTGCCGATGATGGCGTGGGCCCGCCGCCTGAAGTGGATGATGATGTCGAGCATTTCAGCGGGTTTTACCGACGCCAGGTACTTCCCGGCGTGGGCCACAACATTCCTCAGGAAGCACCGCAAGCCACGCTTGATGCGCTGCTGGAGCTGCTTGGCGAAAAGCGTTCACGGTAA
- a CDS encoding VOC family protein, translating to MAFPLATRIYHQPDDFGHLDVEGVAIEIVNADSKVACGAAGSVVYWRVEDLPQTVQRLEKLGAILYRGPMAIEGGDRICQVRDPWGNCIGLRQLGLDK from the coding sequence GTGGCCTTTCCACTGGCGACACGCATCTACCACCAGCCGGATGATTTTGGCCATCTGGATGTAGAGGGCGTGGCTATCGAAATCGTCAACGCCGATAGCAAGGTCGCCTGCGGAGCCGCCGGGTCGGTTGTGTATTGGCGGGTAGAAGACTTGCCACAAACAGTGCAACGGCTGGAGAAACTGGGGGCAATCCTGTATCGCGGACCAATGGCGATTGAAGGAGGGGATCGGATTTGCCAGGTGCGCGATCCGTGGGGCAATTGCATCGGGTTGCGCCAGCTCGGTCTAGACAAGTAA
- a CDS encoding sulfotransferase family protein: MNRMIGLWAHPRSRSTVLERVFIERGDFEVFHEPFAHMAFSEDSAIPSDEWDHSLPTTYPGIKEHLLSARERANVFHKDMCYHCLDDLKVDVGFLAQQDNIFLIREPASSIISHHRVHPDMPLQAIGHKALYDIFCVVTKLTGKVPYVINADDLAAEPERVIRKLCDHLNIEFLPHAMTWKRECPQQWKTWRSWHADAENSERIVSPSNPNVDITLFDQYPNLKAMYEYHRTYYARMNEFCQ; the protein is encoded by the coding sequence ATGAACCGGATGATCGGGTTGTGGGCCCACCCACGTTCGCGCTCCACGGTGCTCGAACGCGTGTTTATCGAGCGGGGCGATTTCGAGGTCTTCCATGAGCCTTTTGCGCACATGGCCTTTTCCGAGGACTCGGCGATTCCTTCGGATGAGTGGGATCACAGTTTGCCCACGACTTACCCAGGTATAAAAGAGCATCTACTGAGTGCCCGTGAGCGTGCAAACGTCTTCCATAAAGACATGTGTTATCACTGTTTGGACGATTTGAAAGTTGATGTTGGCTTTCTCGCGCAGCAGGACAATATCTTTCTGATTCGTGAACCTGCCAGCAGTATTATTTCCCATCATCGGGTGCATCCCGACATGCCCTTGCAGGCCATTGGGCATAAAGCACTGTATGACATATTTTGTGTGGTCACCAAACTGACCGGCAAAGTGCCCTATGTGATCAATGCGGATGATCTGGCCGCAGAGCCAGAACGAGTGATCCGTAAACTCTGTGATCATTTGAATATAGAGTTTCTGCCACACGCCATGACATGGAAGCGTGAGTGTCCTCAACAATGGAAAACGTGGCGTAGTTGGCATGCCGACGCGGAAAACAGTGAGCGGATTGTTTCTCCAAGTAATCCGAACGTTGATATCACGCTATTTGATCAATATCCGAATTTAAAGGCGATGTACGAATATCACCGTACGTATTACGCGCGCATGAATGAATTTTGCCAATAG
- a CDS encoding glucose 1-dehydrogenase, with protein sequence MRISLEQQVALVTGASSGIGAGAAKALAQAGAAVVLNYNSQAAPAEALAEQINAEGGRAIAIGANVAKEEEVERLFAQALDAFGHLDILVANSGMQKDANLVDMSLDDWNAVIGVNLTGQFLCARAAVRIFNHQGVREGVSRAAGKIIHMSSVHQLIPWAGHVNYAASKGGVEMLMRTLAQEVSEQRIRINGIAPGAIRTAINRAATEGAAAQELLKLIPYGRIGDVEDVANAVVWLASDASDYVVGSTLFIDGGMSLYPEFRGNG encoded by the coding sequence ATGCGTATCTCGTTGGAGCAACAAGTGGCGCTGGTGACCGGTGCCAGTTCCGGAATCGGTGCCGGCGCGGCCAAGGCTCTGGCGCAAGCCGGAGCGGCGGTGGTGCTGAATTACAACAGCCAGGCCGCGCCGGCCGAGGCACTGGCAGAACAGATCAACGCCGAGGGTGGTCGGGCGATTGCCATCGGCGCCAACGTGGCTAAAGAAGAAGAGGTAGAACGGCTTTTTGCCCAGGCCCTCGATGCCTTCGGCCACTTGGACATCCTGGTGGCCAATTCCGGCATGCAGAAGGACGCCAACCTGGTGGACATGAGCCTGGATGACTGGAATGCGGTGATCGGCGTCAACCTCACCGGCCAATTCCTGTGTGCCCGTGCGGCGGTGCGCATCTTCAACCACCAGGGCGTGCGCGAAGGCGTGTCGCGGGCGGCGGGCAAAATCATCCACATGAGTTCGGTGCACCAACTGATCCCCTGGGCCGGGCACGTGAACTACGCAGCGTCCAAGGGTGGCGTGGAGATGTTGATGCGCACCCTCGCCCAGGAAGTCAGTGAGCAACGCATCCGCATCAACGGCATTGCGCCGGGGGCGATTCGCACCGCGATCAACCGAGCCGCCACCGAAGGCGCGGCAGCACAAGAGCTGCTCAAGTTGATTCCCTACGGGCGGATCGGCGACGTGGAAGACGTCGCCAACGCGGTGGTGTGGCTGGCCAGCGATGCATCCGATTATGTGGTCGGCAGCACACTCTTTATTGACGGCGGCATGAGCCTGTATCCGGAGTTCCGTGGCAATGGTTGA
- a CDS encoding isochorismatase family protein, whose protein sequence is MRQVLLIIDVQPSFNPPAWLVDGINALLGRMPSVATVERHDESVTPFARQLGWQPAPNDQSLVAADRIFIKHGYAPTPETVAYLKSLAPQRVLVCGIQTDTCVLAAGFALFDAGLQPTLISDLTVGSSLDRSGQLGVDLWRHHFGQVIDRDQVAATL, encoded by the coding sequence ATGCGCCAGGTACTGCTGATCATCGATGTGCAACCCTCCTTCAACCCGCCCGCGTGGCTGGTGGACGGCATCAATGCCCTGCTGGGGCGCATGCCGTCAGTCGCCACCGTGGAGCGCCACGACGAGAGCGTCACGCCCTTCGCCCGGCAACTCGGCTGGCAACCGGCGCCGAACGACCAGAGCCTGGTGGCCGCCGACCGCATCTTTATCAAACACGGCTATGCGCCAACACCCGAGACCGTCGCCTACCTCAAAAGCCTCGCGCCGCAACGCGTGCTGGTGTGTGGTATCCAGACCGACACCTGCGTGCTGGCGGCCGGGTTTGCGCTGTTTGACGCAGGATTGCAGCCGACCTTGATCAGCGATCTGACGGTGGGTTCGTCGCTGGATCGGTCGGGGCAGTTGGGGGTGGATCTGTGGCGGCATCATTTTGGGCAAGTGATTGATCGGGACCAGGTCGCTGCCACCTTATGA
- a CDS encoding SDR family oxidoreductase, producing MKKLIVTGAANGIGRATVELAIQQGYFVIGADKDAEGLKVLQGVYGADVFEAHIADFSEMAVIKGFIPKLYERHASIYGLVNNAGIYHGKSVYAYSDEQIDEILTVNLKALVYLSKDFAEREMKHEAPRSIVNIASVAGEVGSCDALYGATKAAVIGLTKANAWNFAPFVRVNVVSPALIHDTAIYGTIPEYRRAEYARQEVLKDPILPSGVAEVILLLAGDAMRHITGRVIPVDNGAYPR from the coding sequence ATGAAAAAGTTGATTGTGACCGGAGCGGCCAACGGAATTGGCCGGGCTACTGTGGAACTGGCGATTCAACAGGGTTATTTCGTTATCGGTGCGGACAAGGATGCCGAGGGTTTGAAAGTGCTGCAAGGTGTCTATGGCGCTGACGTGTTTGAAGCGCATATCGCTGACTTTTCGGAAATGGCAGTTATCAAGGGTTTTATTCCAAAACTGTATGAGCGGCATGCAAGTATTTACGGCCTGGTCAATAACGCCGGGATTTATCACGGCAAAAGTGTCTACGCCTACTCCGATGAGCAGATCGACGAGATCCTCACCGTCAACCTCAAGGCGCTGGTCTACCTCTCCAAAGACTTTGCCGAACGGGAAATGAAGCACGAAGCCCCGCGCAGCATCGTCAACATCGCTTCGGTGGCTGGAGAAGTGGGCAGCTGCGACGCACTCTACGGCGCCACCAAGGCCGCGGTGATCGGCCTGACCAAGGCCAACGCCTGGAACTTCGCGCCGTTCGTGCGGGTGAACGTGGTGTCCCCGGCGCTGATCCATGACACCGCGATCTACGGCACCATCCCCGAATACCGACGCGCCGAGTACGCCCGCCAGGAAGTCCTCAAGGACCCGATCCTGCCCAGTGGGGTGGCTGAGGTCATCCTTCTGCTGGCCGGAGATGCCATGCGTCACATCACGGGCAGGGTGATTCCGGTCGACAACGGAGCCTACCCACGATGA
- a CDS encoding GNAT family N-acetyltransferase, with the protein MTPFPTLRTPRLQLRELVAQDAQALFAIYRDTDSMRWFGADPMTEISQAQALIETFTQWRTQPNPGTRWGLEFEGRLIGSCGLFKWNRGWNSCALACELAPDFRGQGLMSEALRGTLEWGFMQMHLHRVEALVHPHNHASRALLERLGFKVEGKLREAGFWNGERHDLEVLGLLAREWSDMKKQGI; encoded by the coding sequence ATGACCCCCTTCCCTACCCTGCGCACGCCACGCCTGCAGTTGCGGGAATTAGTGGCTCAAGATGCCCAGGCGCTGTTCGCCATCTACCGCGATACCGACAGCATGCGCTGGTTCGGCGCTGACCCGATGACCGAAATCAGCCAGGCACAAGCCCTGATCGAGACCTTTACTCAATGGCGTACCCAGCCTAACCCGGGCACTCGCTGGGGGCTGGAGTTCGAGGGCAGACTGATCGGCAGTTGTGGCTTATTCAAGTGGAACCGTGGATGGAACAGTTGCGCGCTGGCCTGCGAGCTTGCACCCGACTTCCGAGGGCAAGGCCTGATGAGCGAAGCCCTGCGTGGAACACTGGAATGGGGTTTCATGCAGATGCACTTGCACCGTGTCGAAGCGCTGGTTCATCCACACAACCACGCGTCCCGCGCGTTGCTGGAGCGTCTGGGCTTCAAAGTCGAAGGAAAACTGCGAGAAGCCGGATTCTGGAACGGCGAGCGGCATGACCTTGAGGTGCTGGGGCTGCTGGCGCGGGAATGGTCGGACATGAAAAAGCAAGGTATATAG
- a CDS encoding HAD family hydrolase: MCLSADIGELPVQVKAAALVGVPKLVIFDCDGVLVQSEEITLSVLISMLNALAQGDTLLDVTRFIEHFRGRKIAECLREAEELLNVSVDDAFEQRFRERALHALTLSLKATDGMLEVLESLDVPYCVASSAPRNKIEHCLRLAGLFSYFEGRIFSCYELGSWKPDPLVFLTACRTYSIDVSDALVVEDSVTGIQAAVAANIKVLGFGPAHRHSQLAAAGALPIADIREVLTIFN; encoded by the coding sequence ATGTGCCTTTCGGCCGATATAGGGGAACTACCAGTTCAGGTAAAAGCAGCGGCCTTAGTTGGCGTGCCTAAGTTAGTTATCTTCGATTGCGACGGTGTTCTGGTCCAAAGTGAAGAAATAACCCTGTCTGTATTGATCTCCATGCTTAATGCCCTGGCTCAGGGCGACACGCTGCTTGATGTCACACGTTTTATCGAACACTTTCGTGGGCGCAAGATTGCTGAGTGTTTGCGCGAAGCTGAGGAATTATTAAATGTCAGTGTGGACGACGCGTTTGAACAGCGTTTTCGTGAGCGGGCGCTGCATGCACTGACACTCAGTTTAAAAGCCACGGATGGAATGCTGGAAGTCCTGGAAAGTTTGGACGTGCCTTACTGCGTTGCCTCGAGTGCGCCGCGTAACAAGATCGAGCATTGCTTGCGCCTGGCGGGACTGTTTTCTTATTTCGAAGGGCGAATATTCAGTTGTTATGAATTGGGTAGTTGGAAACCTGATCCCTTGGTGTTCCTGACGGCCTGCCGGACTTACAGCATTGATGTGAGTGATGCGCTGGTGGTGGAAGACAGTGTGACGGGTATCCAGGCTGCGGTAGCGGCCAATATAAAAGTGTTGGGCTTTGGTCCTGCGCATCGGCACTCGCAGTTGGCCGCGGCAGGGGCATTGCCGATTGCCGACATACGCGAAGTATTGACCATTTTTAATTGA
- a CDS encoding glycoside hydrolase family 15 protein, which translates to MVDLNEPQSAIDAHGIIGDMRSAALVNDKGSIDFFCWPEFDSPSIFCSLLDSPDAGIFQLTPDLPNARREQIYLPDTNVLQTRWLSDEAVVEITDLLAISEEIDDLPLLIRRVRVVSGKADIHLRCAVRHDYARTPTQTTRDNGTVCFSADGQPGLRLSSSHPLQIKDGAAVTSFTLEQEEGAEFVLGGQEDERVDSSCTDLALAHTLKFWRGWIAQSNYRGRWREMVNRSALALKLLTSRKHGAIIAAATFGLPETPGGERNWDYRYTWIRDASFTVYAFMRLGFVEEANAYMRWLKGRVSDCCGQPTKINILYGIDGRQELPEAELEHFSGHGGAKPVRIGNEAFDQIQLDIYGELMDAVYLVNKYGEAISHEGWKHTVEVADQVCEIWNTKDVGIWEMRGEQHHFLHSRLMCWVALDRAIRLASKRSLPAPFARWDQTRQAIYADIWSNFWNEERGHFVQHTGTTALDGSMLLMPLVRFVAATDPRWLSTLEAIQKSLVRDGMVYRYRNDDSQIDGLQGIEGAFAACSFWYVECLARAGQVEKAHLEFEQLLRYANPLGLYAEEFDNQARHLGNTPQALSHLALISAATFLDRKLSGEKTTWQP; encoded by the coding sequence ATGGTTGATTTGAACGAACCACAAAGCGCCATCGATGCCCACGGCATCATTGGCGATATGCGCAGTGCCGCATTGGTGAACGACAAAGGCAGTATCGACTTCTTCTGCTGGCCGGAATTCGACAGCCCCTCGATCTTCTGCTCGCTGCTGGACAGCCCCGACGCCGGCATTTTCCAACTTACCCCGGACCTGCCCAACGCGCGCCGCGAACAGATCTACCTGCCCGACACCAACGTGCTGCAAACCCGCTGGCTCAGCGACGAGGCCGTGGTAGAGATCACCGACCTGTTGGCCATCAGCGAAGAGATCGACGACTTGCCGCTGTTGATCCGCCGGGTGCGGGTGGTCAGCGGCAAGGCCGATATCCATCTGCGCTGCGCGGTGCGCCATGACTATGCGCGCACGCCCACCCAGACCACCCGTGACAACGGCACAGTGTGCTTCAGCGCCGACGGTCAGCCCGGCCTGCGTTTGTCCAGTAGCCATCCACTGCAGATCAAAGACGGTGCCGCCGTGACCAGCTTTACCCTGGAGCAGGAAGAAGGTGCCGAATTCGTCCTCGGCGGCCAGGAGGATGAACGGGTGGACAGCAGCTGCACGGACCTGGCGTTGGCCCACACCTTGAAGTTCTGGCGCGGCTGGATCGCGCAATCGAACTACCGTGGGCGCTGGCGCGAAATGGTCAACCGCTCGGCCCTGGCGCTTAAGCTTCTGACGTCGCGCAAACACGGCGCGATCATCGCCGCCGCCACCTTCGGCCTGCCGGAAACCCCCGGCGGTGAACGCAACTGGGACTACCGCTACACCTGGATCCGCGACGCATCCTTCACCGTCTATGCCTTCATGCGCCTGGGGTTTGTCGAGGAAGCCAACGCCTATATGCGCTGGCTCAAAGGCCGCGTAAGTGACTGCTGTGGCCAGCCGACCAAGATCAATATTCTTTATGGCATCGACGGGCGTCAGGAACTGCCGGAAGCCGAGTTGGAACACTTCAGCGGCCATGGCGGCGCCAAGCCGGTACGCATCGGCAACGAAGCCTTCGACCAGATCCAGCTGGACATCTATGGCGAGCTGATGGACGCGGTGTACCTGGTCAACAAATACGGCGAGGCCATCTCCCATGAAGGCTGGAAACACACCGTGGAGGTGGCTGATCAAGTCTGTGAAATCTGGAACACCAAAGACGTGGGCATCTGGGAAATGCGCGGCGAGCAGCATCACTTCCTGCACTCACGACTGATGTGTTGGGTAGCGCTGGATCGCGCCATCCGTTTGGCTTCCAAACGTTCGCTGCCGGCGCCGTTCGCACGCTGGGACCAGACCCGCCAAGCGATCTACGCCGACATCTGGAGCAACTTCTGGAACGAAGAGCGCGGGCATTTCGTGCAGCATACCGGCACCACCGCGCTCGACGGTTCGATGCTATTGATGCCGTTGGTGAGGTTTGTCGCGGCCACCGACCCGCGCTGGCTCTCGACCCTGGAAGCCATCCAGAAAAGCCTGGTGCGCGACGGCATGGTCTACCGCTACCGCAACGACGACAGCCAGATCGACGGCCTGCAAGGCATCGAAGGCGCATTTGCGGCCTGCTCGTTCTGGTATGTCGAATGCCTGGCCCGCGCCGGACAAGTGGAAAAGGCCCACCTGGAATTCGAGCAACTGCTGCGCTATGCCAACCCCCTGGGTTTGTACGCCGAAGAATTCGACAATCAGGCCCGTCACCTGGGTAACACGCCCCAGGCCTTGAGTCACCTGGCGTTGATCAGCGCGGCGACGTTCCTGGACCGCAAGCTCAGCGGGGAGAAAACCACCTGGCAACCCTGA
- a CDS encoding transaldolase family protein — MNTLGYLERLKRNDQSSQVWWDSSPAVYLPYKQHLLEKYPAAATYIQALMPDEFSQPWGLCSATTNPRLVTAVILEKREYWSSRFNLAKLSPNELRKQLYNEVIVEGAATLKSRWVQSAQAEGWISAQVDPVDVRCTERMTTRGLELQRLAPNVMVKVPGSLEGMATVEQLVAQGASINITFCFTVAQFQAGIQAIERGRETARSNGIDTSRCKYVITFMIGRFACQPEFTLQAAERGLVLSADDLRWAELMIYEQIQALVAASKVPVKTLLSSIKIDVDERGNKHCWHLEKTGQTATCYTLTPDVVEFLIERESHGKPVVPAQEPQKPPASTFAKLIRIPYFYEAYFVDSIEPYDFGNHEAFINACNEANSAHRRLADYCVRLCPVTTPFKRAFNALLAAEFGVIA; from the coding sequence GTGAACACACTTGGTTACCTGGAACGGCTCAAACGCAACGATCAATCTTCGCAAGTGTGGTGGGATTCATCGCCTGCCGTATACCTGCCGTATAAACAACACCTGCTGGAAAAGTACCCGGCGGCCGCGACCTATATACAAGCGTTGATGCCGGATGAGTTCTCCCAGCCCTGGGGCTTGTGCAGTGCGACCACCAACCCTCGGTTGGTGACGGCCGTCATCCTCGAAAAGCGCGAGTATTGGTCTTCACGTTTCAACCTGGCCAAGCTGTCGCCTAATGAGTTGCGCAAGCAGCTGTACAACGAAGTCATCGTCGAAGGGGCTGCCACGCTCAAGTCGCGGTGGGTTCAATCGGCACAGGCCGAAGGTTGGATTTCCGCCCAGGTTGACCCGGTGGACGTGCGTTGCACCGAGCGTATGACCACCCGGGGGTTGGAACTGCAGCGCCTGGCGCCGAACGTGATGGTCAAGGTGCCGGGCAGCCTGGAAGGGATGGCCACCGTCGAGCAACTGGTGGCTCAGGGCGCCTCGATCAATATCACTTTTTGCTTCACGGTTGCCCAGTTCCAGGCCGGTATCCAGGCCATCGAGCGTGGCAGGGAGACGGCGCGCAGCAACGGTATCGACACCAGCCGCTGCAAGTACGTGATCACTTTCATGATTGGGCGTTTCGCCTGCCAGCCCGAGTTCACCCTGCAGGCTGCCGAGCGTGGCCTTGTCTTGAGCGCCGATGATCTGCGTTGGGCCGAGTTGATGATCTACGAACAGATCCAGGCGCTGGTGGCAGCCTCGAAGGTGCCGGTCAAGACCCTGCTTTCCAGCATAAAGATCGATGTGGACGAACGTGGCAACAAGCATTGCTGGCACTTGGAAAAGACCGGGCAAACCGCGACCTGCTACACACTGACGCCGGACGTAGTGGAATTCCTGATTGAGCGCGAAAGCCACGGCAAACCGGTCGTACCCGCGCAGGAACCCCAGAAACCCCCGGCCTCGACCTTCGCGAAGCTGATCCGTATCCCGTATTTCTACGAAGCCTACTTTGTCGATAGCATCGAACCGTACGACTTCGGCAACCACGAAGCCTTTATCAACGCCTGCAATGAAGCCAACAGCGCGCACCGGCGTCTGGCGGATTACTGCGTTCGGCTCTGCCCCGTGACGACACCGTTCAAGCGCGCATTCAACGCATTGCTCGCCGCTGAATTTGGGGTGATCGCATGA
- a CDS encoding class I SAM-dependent methyltransferase has protein sequence MNQISGRKHNDVASYAKQYSEDFVERWDELIDWEKRKAGEDGFFENLLRSHGVRSVIDVSTGSGFHAVQLKQAGFEVVATDGSSTMLTKARANFRKHGLDIQSHYRDWHSLDPQELGQFDAVVCLGSSLCHVFAAHDRLRVLAKFRALLKPGGLLIVDQRNFFAIRAGNYKASGNYYYCGTNASVSLGEVDEHLCEFIYSFDDAEQYRLQVYPLLPGELKGEVLKSGFTDHESYGDFERDYDMMDCDFVIHTARAE, from the coding sequence ATGAATCAGATATCGGGGCGCAAGCACAACGACGTCGCCAGTTATGCCAAGCAGTACTCGGAGGATTTCGTCGAGCGCTGGGATGAATTGATCGATTGGGAAAAACGCAAAGCGGGGGAGGACGGGTTCTTCGAAAACCTGCTGCGCAGCCACGGCGTGCGGTCGGTGATCGACGTGTCGACGGGCAGCGGCTTCCATGCCGTCCAGCTCAAGCAGGCGGGCTTTGAGGTGGTGGCCACGGACGGCAGCAGCACCATGCTGACCAAGGCGCGGGCGAACTTTCGCAAGCATGGCTTGGACATTCAGTCCCACTATCGCGACTGGCACTCACTTGATCCCCAAGAGCTTGGCCAGTTCGATGCGGTGGTGTGCCTGGGCAGTTCGTTGTGCCATGTCTTCGCTGCCCACGATCGGTTGCGGGTACTGGCGAAGTTCAGGGCTTTGCTCAAGCCGGGCGGCTTGCTGATCGTGGACCAACGCAATTTTTTCGCCATTCGTGCCGGCAACTACAAGGCCAGCGGCAATTACTATTACTGCGGTACGAATGCTTCGGTCAGCTTGGGAGAGGTCGATGAGCACCTGTGTGAGTTCATCTATTCCTTTGATGACGCGGAACAATACCGGCTGCAGGTGTATCCCCTGTTGCCGGGCGAGTTGAAGGGGGAAGTGCTCAAGTCCGGGTTTACCGACCATGAGAGTTACGGCGACTTCGAACGTGACTACGACATGATGGATTGCGACTTCGTCATCCACACCGCGCGCGCCGAATAA
- a CDS encoding BRCT domain-containing protein, with amino-acid sequence MVDLHQEFEKSVFFHQARIDRRSVDALIGITAGLTADGKINQLEAEFLKSWIETHLVHLEDPVVNILYQRLADMLSDGVLDEDESVELLEILHQFAGLPVGAPQRTANASSLPLNDPVPELDWLDRVFLFTGVMAYGPRKDCESLVTERGGLIGNSVSKKVHFLVVGSIGNEQWLHSSYGTKIKKAVELRNSGVPIAIISETHWQQVLFG; translated from the coding sequence ATGGTCGATCTTCATCAGGAATTCGAAAAAAGCGTGTTCTTCCATCAGGCACGTATTGATCGACGCTCTGTCGATGCACTGATTGGTATTACCGCCGGTTTGACCGCCGATGGAAAAATCAATCAGTTGGAGGCCGAGTTTCTCAAGAGCTGGATAGAAACCCACCTGGTACATCTGGAAGATCCCGTGGTGAATATTCTGTACCAACGCCTCGCTGACATGTTGAGCGATGGAGTGTTGGATGAAGATGAGTCAGTCGAATTGTTGGAAATACTGCATCAGTTTGCAGGGCTTCCCGTGGGGGCGCCTCAACGCACTGCAAACGCCAGCAGCCTACCGCTGAATGATCCGGTTCCCGAACTCGACTGGCTCGATAGGGTGTTTCTGTTTACAGGGGTCATGGCTTACGGGCCTCGGAAAGACTGCGAATCGCTCGTCACCGAACGCGGCGGCCTGATCGGTAATTCGGTCAGCAAAAAGGTGCACTTTCTGGTGGTGGGCAGCATCGGTAATGAGCAATGGCTGCACAGCTCCTACGGGACCAAAATCAAAAAAGCCGTGGAATTGCGAAACAGCGGTGTGCCCATCGCAATCATCAGCGAAACCCATTGGCAGCAGGTGTTGTTCGGTTGA